The proteins below are encoded in one region of Deltaproteobacteria bacterium:
- a CDS encoding response regulator codes for MATPFRILLVEDEPVIRGLVEALLSTGEVQVECVSSGAEAIKRARENPFDLYLLDVVLPGLDGVSVLRMLRADPGNAGKPVYMLSGRHKTADVDTAKRAGATGYIQKPFRGVELMELVEKHRGEKPA; via the coding sequence ATGGCGACGCCGTTCCGAATTCTCTTGGTCGAGGACGAGCCGGTGATCCGCGGCCTGGTGGAGGCGCTGCTCTCCACGGGCGAGGTGCAGGTGGAGTGCGTCTCCAGCGGCGCCGAGGCCATCAAGCGCGCGCGCGAAAATCCCTTCGACCTCTACCTGCTCGACGTGGTGCTGCCCGGGCTCGACGGCGTCTCGGTGCTGCGCATGCTCCGCGCCGACCCGGGCAACGCGGGCAAGCCGGTGTACATGCTCTCCGGCCGCCACAAGACCGCCGACGTGGACACCGCCAAGCGCGCCGGCGCCACCGGCTACATCCAGAAGCCCTTCCGCGGGGTGGAGCTCATGGAGCTCGTGGAGAAGCACCGCGGCGAAAAGCCCGCATGA
- a CDS encoding IPT/TIG domain-containing protein has product MSRSRACLLALVALSACSRSFTPPVTPDSGLGAPTLAPIAGSVFANQTVVLQGTGFSDQAASNQVRVGQSLAEVVTDPSVGSPGATALEIVVPEPGVAELPPLVTVTVNGLTSNAQPLQYLGPGHPGDFVLVQGSDLSPTPITLSIEGGLALVSVLRNRVHALVLPETQLVLSFPATGAKLPFGAAALLDFPGHGFLSSPGQTGVALWASEFDPHGGLQTIRSTAFDTGTSLSLPIVDDGLAITTDFGNLRGLTAVVPVAGGAVVYFDAGSNLPSWVIPRDPHEGVASSASNDFPFATDAGIVELGVVTSLLIDQGGLAVDKLVVETVQGQPPTVLASTFLPVGPDSPGAALDLSGANPQIMSIQTDNKVVWFPSSSSISGSVLVSVNADDGGAHVLPVGLPFEVGSIAATTKHVAVGTPTSPELVLVTPFDDGGFSTASVQLPGPPEALDRDVLQEGMVYAVVPEPPMLVQVDADAAQVVRSMPLNNQLLVAAVRPDGKWVAVAAQRYPALAVLDGQTLVEDPAGFQHLAPPDQVDLTFPVSAAWPTPNSDQLCVAAVQYVIPNGRLDQGYEQWGVHCAPQDAEGDPTAGCDVLPPQAIAADAGSQITVAALPDGRVRALGGGQAWDCTARCPGSCADAGVYGLLSMVSTRSGDLLGVAETPNGPTLERVTPGGDSRLLCGDVPCVREGFAGVIAVDPQDKLALVLGHDAALVNLETGEMVGQLLYFSDIPASAAFSADSTRLYVGTELGHVDEYLLSDKGDANTILQPSRSIFAGFPVAQIAPFPDGSRLILTDFDSDHLHVVQ; this is encoded by the coding sequence ATGAGCCGCTCCCGCGCCTGCCTGCTCGCGCTCGTGGCGTTGTCGGCCTGCAGCCGGAGCTTCACGCCGCCGGTGACGCCAGACTCCGGCCTGGGCGCGCCCACCCTGGCGCCGATTGCGGGCAGCGTCTTCGCCAACCAGACCGTGGTGCTGCAGGGGACGGGCTTCTCGGACCAGGCGGCGTCGAACCAGGTGCGCGTGGGCCAGAGCCTGGCCGAGGTGGTGACCGACCCGAGCGTGGGCTCGCCGGGCGCCACCGCGCTGGAGATCGTGGTCCCCGAGCCCGGCGTGGCCGAGCTGCCGCCCCTGGTCACCGTGACCGTGAACGGCCTCACCAGCAACGCCCAGCCGCTGCAGTACCTGGGCCCCGGGCATCCGGGCGACTTCGTGCTCGTGCAGGGCTCGGACCTCTCACCCACGCCGATCACCTTGAGCATCGAGGGCGGGCTGGCCCTGGTGAGCGTGCTGCGCAACCGGGTGCACGCGCTGGTGCTGCCCGAGACGCAGCTGGTGCTCTCCTTCCCGGCCACGGGCGCGAAGCTGCCCTTCGGCGCCGCGGCGCTGCTCGACTTCCCCGGCCACGGGTTTCTCTCCTCGCCCGGGCAGACCGGCGTGGCGCTCTGGGCGTCGGAGTTCGATCCCCACGGCGGCCTGCAGACCATTCGCTCCACCGCCTTCGACACCGGCACCAGCCTGAGCCTGCCCATCGTCGACGACGGCCTGGCCATCACCACCGACTTCGGCAACCTGCGCGGGCTCACCGCGGTGGTCCCGGTGGCGGGAGGAGCGGTGGTGTACTTCGACGCCGGCTCCAACTTGCCGAGCTGGGTCATCCCGCGCGATCCGCACGAGGGCGTGGCCAGCAGCGCGAGCAACGACTTCCCCTTCGCGACCGACGCGGGGATCGTCGAGCTCGGCGTGGTGACCTCGCTGCTGATCGACCAGGGAGGCCTGGCGGTGGACAAGCTCGTGGTCGAGACCGTGCAGGGCCAGCCGCCCACCGTCCTGGCCAGCACCTTCCTCCCCGTGGGTCCCGACTCGCCTGGCGCCGCCCTGGACCTCTCCGGCGCGAACCCACAGATCATGTCGATCCAGACCGACAACAAGGTGGTCTGGTTCCCCTCGAGCAGCAGCATCAGCGGCAGCGTGCTGGTGAGCGTGAACGCCGACGACGGCGGCGCGCACGTGCTGCCGGTGGGCCTGCCCTTCGAGGTGGGCTCCATCGCCGCGACCACCAAGCACGTCGCCGTGGGCACGCCCACCTCTCCGGAGCTGGTGCTGGTGACGCCCTTCGATGACGGGGGCTTCAGCACCGCCAGCGTGCAGCTCCCCGGGCCGCCGGAGGCGCTCGACCGCGATGTCCTGCAGGAAGGCATGGTGTACGCCGTCGTCCCCGAGCCGCCCATGCTGGTGCAGGTGGACGCCGACGCCGCGCAGGTGGTGCGCTCCATGCCGCTCAACAACCAGCTCCTGGTGGCGGCGGTTCGCCCCGACGGCAAGTGGGTGGCGGTGGCGGCGCAGCGCTACCCGGCGCTGGCGGTGCTCGATGGCCAGACCCTCGTCGAAGACCCAGCGGGCTTTCAGCACTTGGCGCCGCCCGACCAGGTGGACCTCACCTTCCCGGTGAGCGCCGCCTGGCCCACGCCCAACAGCGACCAGCTCTGCGTGGCCGCGGTGCAGTACGTCATCCCCAACGGTCGGCTGGACCAGGGCTACGAGCAGTGGGGCGTGCACTGCGCGCCGCAGGACGCCGAGGGTGATCCCACGGCCGGCTGCGACGTGCTCCCGCCGCAGGCCATCGCCGCCGACGCGGGTTCGCAGATCACCGTGGCCGCGCTGCCCGACGGCCGGGTGCGCGCGCTCGGCGGCGGCCAGGCCTGGGACTGCACCGCCCGTTGCCCCGGCAGCTGTGCGGACGCGGGCGTGTACGGCCTCTTGAGCATGGTCTCCACCCGCTCGGGCGATCTCCTCGGCGTGGCCGAGACGCCCAACGGCCCGACCCTGGAGCGGGTGACGCCCGGCGGAGACAGCCGCTTGCTCTGCGGCGACGTGCCCTGCGTGCGCGAGGGCTTCGCGGGCGTCATCGCCGTGGATCCGCAGGACAAGCTGGCCCTGGTGCTCGGCCACGACGCCGCGCTGGTGAATCTCGAGACGGGCGAGATGGTGGGTCAGCTCTTGTACTTCAGCGACATCCCCGCGTCGGCGGCGTTCAGCGCGGACAGCACCCGGCTCTACGTGGGCACCGAGCTGGGCCACGTGGACGAGTACCTGCTCTCGGACAAGGGCGACGCGAACACCATCCTGCAGCCGTCGCGGAGCATCTTCGCGGGCTTCCCGGTGGCGCAGATCGCGCCCTTCCCCGACGGAAGCCGGCTGATCCTCACCGACTTCGACAGCGACCACCTGCACGTGGTGCAGTAG
- a CDS encoding tetratricopeptide repeat protein: MRRSDVECPSCDAVLTADRRNKPRERPRPATTQDRKKPRRASPSVSTTGPQPELVPLNRLLHVAEDVDLRALKLHPYDAWVVSLIDGNSTGEMLNTKLALEARELQALLQGLLDREVIFLGDVATRGKKPQRASMDAPTRHIPAQSAPEEEGDVEADEGGPEPTQILSRAQFNKPGMPRGRDLNASIIGMPEDDDEESTVSQAKRVTERGVDRSELQRAAWGESGQKLSLPRPSAIAEPEPETQLHDGDADRDAAEDDDVHGSLPQETVLLGRKPEPQGVAQETILVGKKPQPKPPRAPPRPVEPEPAPRKPTKAREPEPQRPMSAPGYRPPQPAPANRGVPKPTLGIEDVDAQGALQVAQQMEQAGRLEEAVAYLERALDRHPEAAPLHNRLAMILMRDFEDFARAEELILQALRLAPGHPMFTRNLNQVRQQVRDAKRKRR; this comes from the coding sequence GTGCGGCGCTCGGACGTGGAGTGTCCGAGCTGCGACGCCGTGCTCACCGCCGACCGGCGAAACAAGCCCCGTGAGCGGCCCCGGCCCGCGACCACCCAGGACCGGAAGAAGCCCAGGCGCGCCTCGCCCTCGGTGTCCACCACCGGGCCCCAGCCCGAGCTGGTGCCCCTGAACCGGCTGCTGCACGTGGCCGAGGACGTCGATCTCCGGGCGCTGAAGCTGCACCCCTACGACGCCTGGGTGGTCTCGCTGATCGACGGCAACTCCACGGGCGAGATGCTGAACACCAAGCTGGCCCTGGAAGCGCGGGAGCTGCAGGCGCTGCTGCAGGGGCTCCTCGACCGCGAGGTGATCTTCCTCGGCGACGTGGCCACCCGGGGAAAGAAGCCCCAGCGCGCGTCGATGGACGCGCCCACCCGGCACATCCCTGCCCAGAGCGCGCCCGAGGAGGAAGGCGACGTCGAAGCCGACGAGGGCGGGCCGGAGCCCACCCAGATCCTCTCGCGCGCGCAGTTCAACAAGCCGGGCATGCCCCGCGGCCGGGACCTGAACGCATCGATCATCGGCATGCCCGAGGACGACGACGAGGAGTCCACGGTCAGCCAGGCCAAGCGCGTGACCGAGCGGGGCGTGGACCGGAGCGAGCTGCAGCGCGCGGCGTGGGGCGAGTCGGGCCAGAAGCTGAGCCTGCCGCGGCCCAGCGCCATCGCCGAGCCCGAGCCCGAGACCCAGCTTCACGACGGCGACGCCGATCGCGACGCCGCCGAAGACGACGACGTGCACGGCTCGCTGCCCCAGGAGACGGTGCTCCTCGGCCGCAAGCCGGAGCCGCAAGGCGTGGCCCAGGAGACGATCCTGGTGGGCAAGAAGCCGCAGCCCAAGCCCCCGCGCGCGCCGCCCCGGCCCGTCGAGCCCGAGCCTGCGCCGCGCAAGCCGACCAAGGCCCGCGAGCCCGAGCCGCAGCGGCCGATGTCGGCGCCGGGGTATCGGCCGCCGCAGCCTGCTCCCGCGAACCGGGGCGTGCCCAAGCCGACCCTGGGCATCGAGGACGTCGACGCCCAGGGCGCCCTGCAGGTGGCGCAGCAGATGGAGCAGGCTGGCCGGCTGGAAGAAGCGGTGGCCTACCTGGAGCGCGCGCTGGATCGCCATCCCGAGGCGGCGCCGCTCCACAACCGGCTGGCCATGATCCTCATGCGCGACTTCGAGGACTTCGCGCGCGCGGAAGAGCTCATCCTCCAGGCGCTGCGGCTCGCGCCCGGCCACCCCATGTTCACGCGGAACCTGAACCAGGTGCGCCAGCAGGTGCGCGACGCCAAGCGCAAGCGGCGCTGA
- the purQ gene encoding phosphoribosylformylglycinamidine synthase subunit PurQ has product MRVGIVVFPGSNCDHDAVHAVEDVCGHQAVPLWHKEADLKAVDAVILPGGFSYGDYLRCGAIAALAPVMGEVRRFADSGGPVLGICNGFQILCESGLLPGVLLRNASLQFRCQDVLVKVENDKTRFTSKVPAQTPLRIPIAHADGNYFCDDATLEKLEANGQVVLRYVDETGAATADANPNGSRHNIAGIVSAQGNVMGLMPHPERACEAVLGSTDGLGFFRSLLG; this is encoded by the coding sequence ATGCGAGTGGGAATCGTCGTCTTCCCGGGGTCGAACTGCGACCACGACGCCGTGCACGCGGTGGAGGACGTCTGCGGCCACCAGGCCGTGCCCCTCTGGCACAAAGAGGCGGACCTCAAGGCCGTGGACGCGGTGATCCTCCCCGGCGGCTTCTCGTACGGCGACTACCTGCGCTGCGGCGCCATCGCCGCCCTCGCGCCGGTGATGGGCGAGGTGAGGCGCTTCGCCGACTCGGGCGGGCCGGTCTTGGGCATCTGCAACGGCTTTCAGATCCTCTGCGAGTCGGGGCTCTTGCCGGGCGTGCTCCTGCGCAACGCCTCGCTCCAGTTCCGCTGCCAGGACGTGCTCGTCAAGGTCGAGAACGACAAGACGCGCTTCACCTCGAAGGTGCCAGCGCAGACGCCGCTGCGCATCCCCATCGCCCACGCCGACGGCAACTACTTCTGCGACGACGCCACGCTCGAGAAGCTCGAGGCCAATGGCCAGGTGGTGCTGCGCTACGTGGACGAGACCGGCGCGGCGACGGCCGACGCCAACCCCAACGGCTCCCGGCACAACATCGCGGGCATCGTGAGCGCCCAGGGCAACGTGATGGGCCTCATGCCCCACCCCGAGCGCGCGTGCGAGGCCGTGCTCGGCTCGACCGACGGCCTGGGCTTCTTCCGCTCGCTGCTCGGATGA
- a CDS encoding pilus assembly protein N-terminal domain-containing protein produces MKRALAIALVLAPLAAHASPPHAVVEVRPGDVTFQKLFEVSAIASADPSIATVEQMPSGELLISGKKAGTTDIVAMAGGKVVGLRVHVRPLGAPLPGDGAAQLAAMQKACPTHRLVGDGADQQLGVTPSSKECRAALVALFATDRFMVKQISVDFDTASLQAQLAEIEEALQAAKLPVTLRYQGATLLLKGNLTQAQAGQLAVLIYSHVVGGAPLDDSELEIEAPDAGAPEAPAPHSAPVR; encoded by the coding sequence ATGAAGCGCGCGCTCGCCATCGCGCTGGTGCTGGCGCCGCTCGCCGCGCACGCGTCGCCGCCGCACGCGGTGGTCGAGGTGCGCCCCGGCGACGTGACCTTTCAAAAGCTCTTCGAGGTGAGCGCCATCGCCTCGGCAGATCCGTCGATCGCCACCGTGGAGCAGATGCCCTCGGGCGAGCTGCTCATCAGCGGCAAGAAGGCCGGGACCACGGACATCGTGGCCATGGCCGGCGGCAAGGTGGTGGGCCTGCGCGTTCATGTCCGGCCGCTCGGCGCGCCGCTCCCGGGCGACGGCGCCGCCCAGCTCGCCGCCATGCAGAAGGCCTGCCCCACCCACCGGCTGGTGGGCGACGGCGCGGACCAACAGCTCGGCGTCACCCCCAGCTCCAAGGAATGTCGGGCCGCGCTGGTGGCGCTCTTCGCCACCGATCGCTTCATGGTGAAGCAGATCTCGGTGGACTTCGACACCGCGTCGCTGCAGGCCCAGCTCGCGGAGATCGAGGAGGCGCTCCAGGCCGCGAAGCTGCCGGTGACCCTGCGCTACCAGGGCGCCACCCTGCTCTTGAAGGGCAACCTCACCCAGGCGCAGGCGGGTCAACTCGCGGTGCTCATCTACAGCCACGTGGTGGGCGGCGCGCCGCTCGACGATTCAGAGCTGGAGATCGAGGCGCCCGACGCCGGAGCCCCAGAAGCGCCTGCCCCGCACAGCGCCCCCGTGCGATGA